The following proteins come from a genomic window of Paucimonas lemoignei:
- a CDS encoding membrane protein: MKFSVASQSGALSALACGVSLLALMPTFALAADSPLTQAINRLNTDTRQERQIRLSDLGIDAPIILGSTDARRELYLPVPAGVALNDATLQFDASYLNGEGGRNTMLLSLDGYPVRAEGLNEAQGNASVTLGVDKAARETGSVRLGVAWSSIVDRVLCEDERVIGNVLRIDPTTRLTYSYDASQLQDVGAAWNALPGKPGIMVAPGSLSAASYDAAWRMGVALERIGKHARILPFPVLQESVDLSGLRVPAELLNIPAFASLNGQGTTTLTDPAQIGALLVLGQTANMQADLAINDPQLLKAINDSLDALHTQIQGLDATAANALNQWRERHINAGLKAGTDNVRLALLGARPMLMIAPEATGKALTLFSSAWNKLARTRQLTISEARTPLEADGRVALSRLGGKTGTLDVLAKSDWSTSFPLGSVAYDGRVPVKAVIDVAAAPGASGTAPVASLFLNDYLIGAQQLITNGEKQRIEARIPGYALGSTNVLRVSFQRQPVSDRCLETPQAFPVAVLPTSHIVLDKATLNDDFSGMAARFAGETQVLVPQTWLDQPASSLPQVIAVANASGVSPLRAQLTVSADPKASVTPDKPFLAFELPVKDSKASVDVDDQGRLRINHKDQVLLDLQPLNNLASLQVVESGGQHGLVYHALGNQAPVFAKPILLTRGDVSILGAQGALTTLDSKDPSGSQMIESEEPKGLDAWRQPSMLWLIPGAIVLFLVLLLAGRSARRNRQ; this comes from the coding sequence ATGAAGTTTTCCGTTGCCTCCCAATCGGGCGCGCTCAGCGCCCTTGCCTGTGGCGTGAGCCTGCTCGCGCTTATGCCGACTTTCGCCCTGGCCGCGGACAGCCCGCTCACTCAGGCAATCAACCGGCTCAACACCGACACCCGCCAGGAACGCCAGATTCGTCTGAGCGACCTGGGCATCGATGCGCCCATCATTCTCGGCTCCACTGACGCCCGGCGAGAGCTATATCTGCCGGTGCCAGCAGGCGTTGCGCTGAACGATGCGACGCTGCAATTCGATGCCAGCTACCTGAATGGCGAAGGTGGCCGCAACACCATGTTGCTGTCGCTGGACGGCTATCCGGTGCGGGCTGAAGGCCTGAACGAAGCGCAGGGCAATGCCAGCGTGACACTGGGCGTCGACAAAGCCGCGCGGGAAACCGGCTCGGTACGACTGGGCGTTGCCTGGTCGTCGATTGTCGACCGCGTGCTCTGTGAAGACGAACGCGTGATCGGCAACGTGCTGCGCATCGACCCGACGACGCGCCTGACCTACAGCTATGACGCCAGCCAGTTGCAGGATGTCGGTGCCGCCTGGAATGCGCTGCCCGGCAAACCGGGGATCATGGTTGCGCCCGGCAGCTTGTCGGCTGCCAGCTACGATGCGGCATGGCGGATGGGCGTGGCCCTGGAGCGGATCGGCAAACATGCACGCATCCTGCCCTTCCCGGTGTTGCAGGAAAGCGTCGACCTGAGCGGCCTGCGGGTGCCCGCCGAGCTGCTGAATATTCCAGCCTTCGCCAGCCTCAATGGCCAGGGCACGACCACCCTCACCGATCCGGCGCAGATCGGGGCGCTGCTGGTGTTGGGTCAGACCGCCAACATGCAGGCCGACCTGGCAATCAACGACCCGCAACTGCTCAAGGCCATCAATGATTCCCTCGATGCCTTGCACACGCAGATTCAGGGCCTGGACGCCACCGCGGCCAACGCTTTGAACCAGTGGCGTGAGCGGCACATCAACGCCGGGCTTAAAGCAGGCACCGATAACGTTCGCCTGGCCCTGCTCGGCGCGCGTCCGATGCTGATGATCGCGCCTGAAGCGACCGGCAAAGCCCTGACCCTGTTCAGTTCGGCCTGGAACAAACTGGCCCGCACCCGTCAGTTGACCATCAGCGAAGCACGCACCCCGCTGGAAGCCGATGGCCGTGTAGCGCTGTCGCGACTGGGCGGTAAAACCGGCACTCTCGACGTGCTCGCCAAGTCCGACTGGAGCACCTCGTTCCCGCTGGGCAGCGTGGCCTACGACGGTCGCGTGCCGGTCAAGGCAGTCATCGATGTAGCGGCTGCGCCGGGGGCTTCAGGCACCGCGCCGGTGGCCTCGCTGTTCCTCAACGATTACCTGATCGGCGCGCAACAGCTGATCACCAATGGCGAAAAACAACGCATCGAAGCGCGCATTCCGGGCTATGCCCTGGGTTCGACCAACGTGCTGCGGGTGTCTTTCCAGCGCCAGCCAGTCAGTGATCGCTGCCTGGAAACGCCGCAAGCGTTCCCGGTCGCGGTATTGCCGACCAGCCATATCGTGCTGGACAAAGCCACACTCAATGACGACTTCTCCGGCATGGCCGCGCGCTTCGCTGGCGAGACTCAAGTGCTGGTGCCGCAAACCTGGCTGGACCAACCCGCCAGCAGCCTGCCGCAAGTGATTGCCGTGGCCAACGCCAGCGGTGTGTCGCCCTTGCGCGCCCAGCTGACCGTCAGCGCCGACCCGAAAGCCTCGGTCACACCGGACAAACCCTTCCTCGCGTTCGAGTTGCCGGTCAAAGACAGCAAGGCCTCGGTGGACGTCGATGACCAGGGTCGCCTGCGCATCAATCACAAGGATCAGGTGCTGTTGGACCTGCAACCGCTGAACAACCTGGCTTCGCTGCAAGTGGTCGAGTCTGGCGGTCAGCATGGCCTGGTCTACCACGCGCTGGGCAACCAGGCGCCGGTGTTTGCCAAACCGATCCTGCTGACCCGTGGCGACGTGAGCATCCTCGGTGCCCAGGGCGCGCTGACCACACTGGACAGCAAAGACCCGAGCGGCAGCCAGATGATCGAAAGTGAAGAGCCAAAAGGCCTTGATGCATGGCGCCAACCGTCCATGTTGTGGTTGATTCCGGGCGCTATCGTGCTGTTCCTCGTGCTGTTGCTGGCTGGCCGTAGCGCCCGTCGCAATCGCCAATAA